Proteins encoded by one window of Betaproteobacteria bacterium:
- a CDS encoding MFS transporter → MTTSAATAPVAAAPGNFREVWLISLGHGLTHWYPATFYLLLPIIGKELGLSYTEIGLIMSAQYAVGAVTNIPGGILVDAVGYKGRLMALSLFWIGVPYFLMAFTSSYWMLLACMVLIGVGNNLWHPAAISTLGQRFPARKGLALSFHGMGGNLGEALAPLLVGALLAVYSWRTVVVVNLLPGVVMAIAILAYLGTMNLDAGSGRKPGAQRWTLAGYLAEVRPLFGDRTLMLIAASSFFRTAAQSALLTFLPLYLAHNMGYSPTGVGFALFLLQAVAFASAPLAGYASDRLSRKRVMSAALSMTALVIVLMALAGRSPWVIALIALLGFFMYATRPVIQAWSLEAAPAALGGSVVGMMFGVQAMGSAISPWAGGLIADAYDLAATFYFLAALIVAANVLVMFVPDKPR, encoded by the coding sequence GTGACTACGTCAGCCGCAACCGCCCCGGTCGCTGCCGCGCCCGGCAATTTCCGCGAAGTCTGGCTCATCTCGCTCGGACACGGCCTCACCCACTGGTATCCAGCCACGTTCTATCTGCTGCTGCCGATCATCGGCAAGGAGCTGGGCCTCTCGTACACCGAGATCGGGCTCATCATGTCGGCGCAATACGCCGTCGGCGCGGTGACCAACATCCCGGGCGGGATCCTGGTCGATGCCGTCGGCTACAAGGGACGGCTGATGGCGCTCTCGCTGTTCTGGATCGGTGTGCCGTACTTCCTGATGGCCTTCACGTCCAGCTACTGGATGCTGCTCGCATGCATGGTGCTGATCGGCGTCGGCAACAACCTCTGGCACCCGGCCGCGATATCGACCCTCGGGCAGCGCTTCCCGGCGCGCAAGGGGCTTGCGCTTTCGTTTCACGGCATGGGCGGAAATCTCGGCGAGGCGCTCGCGCCGCTGCTGGTCGGCGCGCTGCTGGCTGTCTATTCGTGGCGCACGGTCGTCGTCGTGAACCTGCTACCGGGCGTGGTCATGGCGATCGCGATCCTCGCCTATCTCGGCACGATGAATCTCGACGCCGGCAGCGGTCGCAAGCCGGGCGCACAACGCTGGACACTCGCGGGTTACCTCGCCGAGGTCAGGCCGCTGTTCGGCGACCGCACCCTCATGCTGATCGCGGCGAGCTCGTTCTTTCGCACCGCCGCGCAGTCGGCGTTGCTGACCTTCCTGCCGCTCTATCTCGCCCACAACATGGGTTACTCGCCCACGGGTGTGGGCTTCGCGCTGTTCCTGCTGCAGGCGGTTGCGTTTGCGTCCGCGCCCCTTGCCGGCTATGCCTCCGACCGGCTGAGCCGCAAGCGCGTGATGAGCGCGGCGCTGTCGATGACGGCGCTGGTCATCGTGCTCATGGCCTTGGCGGGCCGCTCGCCCTGGGTGATCGCCCTGATCGCGCTGCTCGGGTTTTTCATGTACGCGACGCGCCCCGTGATCCAGGCCTGGTCGCTGGAAGCCGCACCGGCGGCCCTCGGCGGCTCGGTTGTCGGCATGATGTTCGGCGTGCAGGCGATGGGCTCGGCCATATCGCCCTGGGCGGGCGGCCTGATCGCCGATGCCTACGATCTCGCCGCAACCTTCTACTTCCTTGCCGCGCTGATCGTCGCAGCCAATGTCCTGGTCATGTTCGTTCCCGACAAGCCCAGGTGA
- a CDS encoding tripartite tricarboxylate transporter substrate binding protein, with translation MSRYPNATCLYLLLVFAACAAVQARAAESTYPNRPIRFICPYPPGGSTDPTSRLFGAWLSDKLGQTVVVDNRPGAGATIGHGLAAHATPDGYTLLLGTSGGLVVGPAYGTKVSYDPVKDFTPIGLVVDAPFVLIVHPSVQAKTVKELIDLAKAQPGKILFGSPGAGTPNHLGMELLKAMAGAEFVHVAYKGGGPALVDLLSGRIHALFGSLPYTNPAIRSGKAKAIAVGHPTRVRLVPDLPAIAEVLPGFNNTTWYGILAPAGMPRPIVDKLNAEIRKAVADPTFRERLETMGLDPISSTPEALHERIRSELARWTKVIKDAGIGLKQ, from the coding sequence ATGTCTCGGTATCCGAATGCGACTTGCCTGTATTTGCTTCTCGTCTTCGCAGCTTGCGCTGCAGTGCAGGCACGGGCGGCGGAGAGCACTTACCCCAATCGCCCGATCCGCTTCATCTGTCCCTATCCCCCGGGTGGCTCGACCGACCCGACGTCGCGTCTGTTCGGCGCCTGGTTGAGCGACAAGCTCGGTCAAACCGTGGTGGTCGACAACCGTCCCGGCGCGGGCGCCACGATCGGCCACGGGCTCGCCGCGCACGCGACCCCCGACGGTTACACCCTGCTGCTCGGCACTTCCGGCGGGCTCGTGGTCGGGCCCGCCTACGGCACCAAGGTGAGCTACGATCCGGTCAAGGATTTCACGCCGATCGGGCTGGTGGTCGACGCGCCGTTCGTGCTCATCGTTCATCCCAGCGTGCAGGCGAAAACGGTCAAGGAGCTGATCGACCTCGCCAAGGCGCAACCGGGCAAGATCCTGTTCGGCTCGCCCGGCGCTGGAACACCGAACCACCTGGGCATGGAGTTGCTGAAGGCAATGGCCGGCGCGGAATTCGTCCACGTCGCTTACAAGGGCGGCGGTCCCGCCCTGGTTGATCTCCTCAGCGGACGCATTCACGCGCTGTTCGGCAGCCTGCCTTATACGAATCCCGCAATCCGCTCGGGCAAGGCCAAGGCCATCGCGGTGGGGCACCCCACGCGCGTGCGGCTCGTGCCCGATCTGCCGGCCATCGCGGAAGTGCTGCCCGGATTCAACAACACCACCTGGTACGGCATCCTGGCGCCGGCGGGTATGCCGCGGCCTATCGTCGACAAGCTCAATGCCGAGATCCGCAAGGCGGTCGCGGATCCGACTTTCCGCGAGCGGCTGGAGACGATGGGGCTCGATCCGATCTCGAGCACGCCGGAAGCGTTGCACGAGCGTATTCGCAGTGAGCTGGCGCGCTGGACCAAGGTGATCAAGGATGCGGGCATCGGCTTGAAGCAGTGA
- a CDS encoding PAS domain S-box protein — protein MKVDKLQAENAELRLRLEEAEETIRAIQSGAVDAFVVEEAGEHRVYTLEGVDRPYRLFVEQMQQGAATMHADGTIVYCNRQLADLLDHPPEKMLGATFSDFVAAEDRVMYENVLAQAQTEAGRGEVRLRRADGGLVSVYLTFSALPKDGGAAIGLLVTDLTTQRRHEQLTAAHHALQESEERFRLMADAVPVLIWVSDVTKGCTWFNKSWRIFSGRPLEELLGNGWAQDVHPDDRDRCLNIYATRFDARQPFSMEYRLKRHDGEYRWVLDDGIPRFEADGTFAGYIGSCVDLTERKRAEEALRESEERFRMLADNMAQLAWTCDQLGDVTWYNQRWLDYTGLSFEEMRDWGWKKVHHPDHVDRVVASVTRSRELGEVWEDTFPLRGKDGQYQWFLSRAVPIRNERGEIVRWFGTNTNVTERIRMEEALKEGDRRKDEFLAVLAHELRNPLAPIRNALHILRMTAQHDPAAERVGEMMDRQVNHMVRLVDDLMEVSRITRGSIELRTEPVEMAAIIRSAVETSRPLIDAAGHVLTLAIPPEPLVVQGDPIRLAQVLANLLNNAVKYTEAGGRIWLSARREADAVAISVRDTGMGIASDMLPRVFELFTQVEHRANRAQGGLGIGLALVKSLVEMHGGRVAVHSDGVGRGCEFVVRLPLTAARLPTGAPGKEARLSDTALRRVLVVDDNQDAADSLGLLLKLIGADVQIVYNGVEALEAFAAYKPTVVILDIGMPGMDGHEVARRIRREPHSKDVTLIALTGWGQEEDRNCSKGAGFDAHLVKPVDLHVLTELLASWSARSSTLA, from the coding sequence ATGAAGGTCGACAAGCTGCAAGCCGAGAACGCCGAGCTGCGCTTACGACTGGAGGAGGCGGAGGAAACGATCCGCGCCATCCAGAGCGGCGCGGTCGATGCGTTCGTGGTCGAGGAAGCGGGGGAGCACCGGGTCTACACGCTGGAGGGCGTCGACCGCCCCTATCGCCTGTTCGTCGAGCAGATGCAGCAAGGCGCGGCAACGATGCATGCGGACGGCACCATCGTGTATTGCAACCGCCAGCTGGCGGACCTGCTCGATCATCCGCCGGAGAAGATGCTCGGCGCGACGTTTAGCGACTTCGTCGCGGCCGAAGATCGCGTCATGTACGAGAACGTGCTGGCGCAGGCGCAGACGGAAGCAGGGCGCGGAGAAGTGCGCTTGCGGCGCGCCGATGGAGGCCTCGTGTCCGTCTACCTGACTTTCAGCGCATTGCCGAAGGACGGGGGCGCGGCGATCGGGTTGCTGGTGACCGATCTGACCACGCAGAGGCGCCACGAGCAACTCACCGCTGCACACCATGCGCTGCAAGAGAGCGAGGAGCGTTTCCGGCTCATGGCCGACGCCGTACCCGTATTGATCTGGGTGAGCGACGTCACGAAAGGCTGCACCTGGTTCAATAAGTCCTGGAGGATTTTCAGCGGGCGCCCGCTGGAGGAGCTTCTGGGCAACGGGTGGGCGCAGGATGTGCATCCCGACGATCGCGACCGCTGCTTGAACATTTACGCGACACGTTTCGATGCCCGCCAGCCGTTTTCGATGGAGTACCGCCTCAAGCGCCATGACGGCGAGTATCGATGGGTGCTGGACGACGGGATCCCTCGCTTCGAGGCCGACGGCACGTTCGCAGGCTACATCGGGTCGTGCGTGGATCTCACCGAGCGCAAGCGGGCCGAAGAAGCGCTGCGTGAGAGCGAAGAACGCTTTCGCATGCTGGCCGACAACATGGCTCAGCTCGCCTGGACCTGCGACCAGCTCGGCGACGTCACCTGGTACAACCAGCGCTGGCTCGACTATACCGGTTTGTCCTTCGAGGAAATGCGTGACTGGGGCTGGAAGAAAGTGCATCACCCCGATCATGTCGATCGGGTCGTGGCGAGCGTGACGCGTTCTCGCGAACTGGGCGAGGTCTGGGAAGACACCTTCCCGTTGCGCGGCAAGGACGGGCAGTACCAGTGGTTCCTCTCCCGTGCGGTCCCGATTCGCAACGAACGCGGCGAGATCGTGCGCTGGTTCGGCACCAACACAAACGTCACTGAGCGAATCCGGATGGAGGAGGCGCTCAAAGAGGGAGATCGGCGCAAAGACGAGTTCCTCGCAGTGCTGGCGCATGAGCTGCGCAATCCGCTCGCGCCGATTCGCAACGCCTTGCACATCCTGCGAATGACCGCCCAGCATGACCCGGCGGCCGAGCGCGTCGGCGAAATGATGGACCGGCAGGTCAATCACATGGTGCGCCTGGTGGATGACCTGATGGAAGTCTCGCGCATCACTCGCGGCAGTATCGAGCTGCGCACGGAACCGGTCGAGATGGCCGCGATCATCCGCAGCGCCGTAGAGACGAGCCGGCCTTTGATCGACGCGGCTGGCCACGTCCTGACCCTAGCGATACCCCCCGAGCCGCTCGTCGTGCAGGGCGATCCGATTCGTCTGGCGCAAGTGCTCGCCAACCTCCTGAACAACGCCGTCAAGTACACTGAAGCCGGCGGGCGGATCTGGCTTTCCGCCCGGCGCGAAGCTGACGCGGTGGCGATTTCGGTCCGAGACACCGGCATGGGCATTGCGTCCGACATGCTTCCACGCGTATTCGAGTTGTTCACGCAGGTCGAGCACCGGGCGAACCGCGCCCAGGGCGGACTCGGCATCGGCCTCGCGCTCGTCAAGAGTCTGGTCGAAATGCACGGCGGCCGTGTCGCTGTGCACAGCGACGGCGTCGGGCGGGGCTGCGAGTTCGTCGTTCGCTTGCCGCTGACGGCGGCCCGGCTCCCCACCGGCGCGCCGGGTAAAGAGGCGCGCTTATCGGATACTGCGCTGCGCCGAGTCCTCGTGGTGGATGACAACCAAGACGCAGCCGACAGCCTCGGCCTGCTGCTCAAGTTGATCGGAGCCGATGTTCAGATTGTCTACAACGGCGTCGAGGCTCTGGAAGCATTCGCGGCCTACAAGCCGACCGTCGTAATACTGGATATCGGCATGCCGGGCATGGACGGACACGAAGTGGCCCGGCGGATTCGGCGTGAACCGCACTCCAAGGACGTGACGCTCATCGCGCTGACGGGATGGGGACAAGAGGAGGACCGCAACTGTTCCAAAGGCGCCGGCTTCGATGCCCACCTCGTCAAGCCGGTGGACCTGCACGTCCTGACAGAACTGCTGGCATCGTGGAGTGCTCGGTCCAGCACGCTGGCATAA
- a CDS encoding circadian clock protein KaiB, with amino-acid sequence MKTTKPPTTKAFEKLLAGSAAEEQYVLRLYVTGMTQRSTEAIAAIKALCEDRLQGRYDLEVIDLYEHPALAKQEQIVAAPTLVKKLPAPLRKLIGNLADKERVLTGLDLLRKT; translated from the coding sequence ATGAAAACAACGAAGCCGCCCACCACCAAGGCCTTCGAAAAGTTGCTGGCCGGATCGGCGGCGGAGGAGCAATACGTCTTGCGCCTGTACGTTACCGGGATGACGCAGCGCTCTACCGAGGCCATCGCCGCAATCAAAGCCCTCTGCGAGGACCGCTTGCAAGGCCGCTACGACCTGGAAGTGATCGACCTCTACGAGCATCCGGCGCTGGCCAAGCAAGAGCAAATCGTCGCGGCGCCGACGTTGGTCAAGAAACTGCCCGCGCCCCTCAGAAAGCTGATCGGCAATCTGGCCGACAAGGAGCGCGTGCTGACGGGACTGGACCTGCTCCGCAAGACCTGA
- a CDS encoding circadian clock protein KaiB encodes MKKPVRPAADEAQTAADSGVWELRLYVAGKTPRSVAAFANVKKICEEHLPGRYSIEVVDLLEQPQLAAGHQIVAIPTLVRKLPEPLRKIVGDLSNTERTLVGLQLRPARLRD; translated from the coding sequence ATGAAAAAGCCAGTCAGGCCCGCAGCCGATGAAGCGCAAACGGCCGCAGATTCGGGGGTATGGGAATTGCGCCTGTATGTCGCCGGGAAGACGCCAAGATCCGTCGCCGCCTTCGCCAACGTCAAGAAGATCTGCGAGGAGCACTTGCCGGGCCGGTACAGCATCGAGGTGGTCGACCTTCTGGAGCAGCCGCAACTGGCGGCGGGGCACCAGATCGTGGCGATTCCCACGTTGGTGCGGAAGCTGCCGGAGCCGCTGCGCAAGATCGTCGGCGACCTGTCGAACACCGAACGCACCTTGGTCGGGCTGCAGCTGCGGCCTGCACGGTTACGTGACTGA
- the kaiC gene encoding circadian clock protein KaiC yields the protein MSKATSSAKLTTQSLAKTATGIPGLDEITGGGLPRGRPTLVCGSAGCGKTLLAMEFLVRGATQYGEPGVFMAFEENAEELTQNVRSLGFDLEELGKKNKLLIDFVRIERSEIEETGDYDLEGLFVRLGHAIDSIGAKRVVLDTIETLFSGLSNAGVLRAELRRLFRWLKDKGVTAVVTGERGEGQLTRHGLEEYISDCVILLDHRVIDQVSTRRLRVVKYRGTTHGTNEYPFLIDEDGISVLPITSLRLQHAVSDERISSGIPRLDTMLGGHGYYRGSTVLVSGTAGSGKSSLAAHFAHAACERGERCLYFAFEESPGQIIRNMRSIGLDLEPWVKKGLLHFHAMRSTLYGLEMHLATFHKLIKELSPQVVILDPIGSLIQAGSRKDATAMLTRLIDFLKVEGITAFVTHLTSGGEALESTDVEISSIVDTWLLLRDIELGGERNRAMYILKSRGMAHSNQIREFLLTDKGIDLLDVYLGPEGVLIGSMRQAQAAREKAAAVARQQEVEAKLRERERKREALEAHIAALRKEFETEGEEAKRLAVDEQARQNMLTEDQAAMGRSRQADSGSAAAGTSARARKSPRGRR from the coding sequence ATGAGCAAAGCGACCAGCAGCGCCAAGTTGACGACCCAAAGCCTGGCCAAGACGGCGACCGGCATTCCGGGGTTGGACGAGATTACCGGCGGTGGTCTGCCGCGTGGAAGGCCGACGCTCGTCTGCGGCAGCGCCGGGTGCGGCAAGACGCTGCTGGCGATGGAGTTCCTGGTGCGCGGCGCCACGCAGTACGGTGAGCCGGGCGTATTCATGGCCTTCGAGGAAAACGCCGAGGAATTGACGCAGAACGTCCGCTCCCTCGGCTTCGACCTGGAGGAGCTAGGCAAGAAGAACAAGCTCCTCATCGACTTCGTGCGCATCGAGCGCAGCGAGATCGAGGAAACGGGCGACTACGACCTCGAAGGGCTGTTCGTCCGCCTGGGCCACGCCATCGACAGCATCGGGGCGAAGCGGGTCGTTCTGGACACCATCGAGACACTGTTCAGCGGCCTCTCCAATGCCGGCGTCTTGCGGGCCGAGCTTCGCCGCCTCTTCCGCTGGCTCAAGGACAAGGGCGTTACCGCCGTCGTCACCGGCGAGCGCGGCGAAGGGCAGCTGACCCGCCACGGCCTGGAAGAGTACATTTCCGACTGCGTGATCCTGCTCGATCATCGGGTGATCGACCAGGTCTCTACCCGGCGCCTGCGCGTCGTCAAATACCGGGGTACCACGCACGGCACCAACGAGTACCCGTTTCTCATCGACGAGGACGGCATCAGCGTCCTGCCGATCACCTCGCTGCGCCTGCAGCACGCGGTTTCGGACGAGCGGATTTCCAGCGGCATCCCGCGGCTGGATACGATGCTGGGCGGCCACGGGTACTACCGGGGCAGCACCGTTCTCGTTTCGGGCACGGCGGGCAGCGGCAAGAGCAGCCTGGCGGCGCATTTCGCCCACGCCGCCTGCGAGCGGGGGGAGCGCTGCCTGTACTTCGCGTTCGAGGAATCGCCGGGGCAGATCATTCGCAACATGCGCTCGATCGGCCTGGACCTGGAGCCCTGGGTCAAGAAGGGCTTGCTGCACTTCCATGCCATGCGCTCCACGCTCTACGGGCTCGAGATGCACTTGGCGACGTTCCACAAATTGATCAAGGAATTAAGCCCGCAGGTGGTCATCCTCGATCCCATCGGCAGCCTGATCCAGGCGGGCAGCCGCAAGGATGCGACCGCCATGCTGACCCGTCTGATCGACTTCCTGAAAGTGGAAGGGATCACAGCCTTCGTGACCCATCTGACCTCCGGCGGCGAAGCCCTGGAGAGCACGGATGTGGAAATTTCCTCGATCGTCGACACCTGGCTCTTGCTGCGAGACATCGAGCTCGGCGGCGAGCGCAACCGGGCCATGTACATTCTCAAGTCACGCGGGATGGCTCACTCCAACCAGATCCGCGAGTTTCTGTTGACCGACAAGGGCATCGATCTGCTGGACGTCTACCTGGGGCCGGAAGGCGTCCTCATCGGGTCGATGCGGCAGGCCCAGGCAGCCCGTGAGAAAGCGGCCGCCGTGGCGCGGCAGCAGGAAGTCGAAGCCAAGCTGCGCGAGCGGGAGCGCAAGCGCGAAGCGCTGGAAGCCCATATCGCGGCGCTGCGCAAGGAGTTCGAAACGGAAGGCGAGGAGGCAAAACGGCTCGCCGTCGACGAGCAGGCCAGGCAGAATATGCTCACTGAGGATCAGGCAGCGATGGGCCGCAGCCGCCAGGCCGACAGCGGGTCGGCAGCGGCCGGGACGTCAGCCCGCGCACGCAAATCGCCACGGGGTCGCAGATGA
- a CDS encoding methyltransferase domain-containing protein, producing MQMTHAFLHRLGGSMLVLSLIVGCASEPPRLSAGERQAILDAPDRTEADRANDGRRKAPQLLAFIDARPGMRVLDLGAGGGYTTELLARSVGPNGHVYAQNTEYFVKNLLRGRFDARLKSPAMRNVTHHVAEFDDPVPKDVRPASIDLVTFMFTYHDTGWTGADRARMNKAVFDALKRGGHYVVADHSGRPGTGISESKSLHRVEEALVRKEVEAAGFKLIDAAGFLRNPEDPRDRIVFKPAQPNDEFVLKFVKP from the coding sequence ATCCAAATGACCCACGCATTTTTGCATCGACTCGGCGGCAGCATGCTTGTGCTGAGCTTGATCGTCGGCTGCGCCAGTGAACCGCCGCGCCTGAGCGCAGGCGAGCGGCAGGCGATTCTCGATGCGCCCGATCGCACCGAGGCCGACCGCGCCAACGATGGCCGGCGCAAGGCGCCGCAACTGCTCGCGTTCATCGATGCGCGCCCCGGCATGCGCGTGCTCGATCTGGGCGCTGGTGGGGGCTACACCACCGAGCTGCTCGCGCGCAGCGTCGGTCCGAATGGCCACGTTTACGCGCAGAACACCGAATACTTCGTCAAGAACCTCCTCAGGGGCCGGTTCGATGCGCGCCTGAAGAGCCCCGCGATGCGCAACGTGACCCATCACGTCGCCGAGTTCGATGATCCGGTGCCGAAAGACGTTCGACCCGCGTCCATCGACCTGGTCACGTTCATGTTCACCTACCACGACACCGGCTGGACCGGAGCCGACCGGGCGCGCATGAACAAGGCCGTGTTCGACGCGCTAAAGCGTGGCGGGCACTACGTCGTTGCGGACCACTCCGGCCGTCCGGGCACCGGGATCAGCGAATCCAAGTCCTTGCATCGGGTGGAGGAAGCACTCGTGCGCAAGGAGGTGGAAGCCGCCGGCTTCAAGCTGATCGACGCAGCCGGGTTCCTGCGCAATCCCGAGGATCCGCGCGACCGGATCGTGTTCAAGCCGGCGCAGCCGAACGACGAGTTCGTGCTCAAGTTCGTCAAACCTTGA